A region of the Mytilus edulis chromosome 11, xbMytEdul2.2, whole genome shotgun sequence genome:
ATTGCAAAATAATTGAACAAAACAGGTAATCAAAGTGAATTGCAGAGGGTGTTTTACaagttttgaaaacatttttcaatttcgtACTACAAGAAAATCTTTGttcaatttatttgataaatatagatacaAAGGGTCTAGGTAAAAGGTAGTCCAGCTGACTAGCAATTGAAAATGATCAAGTTCCGTTAGAACATTTAAAACTGATCGCCTCCTCCTCCTCATCCTCCATATCATAATCTTGCTCGTCCTCCGGCTCGTTCTGTATTGCTCCTCATTATTCTCCTCTTGTTTCTGCTGCTGCTCGTCCTTATCCTGCTGCTACTGCCTCTCCGTTTATCTCTTGTTTATCCTCCTACTCCTGTTCGTCCTCTCTACTGATCGTTCTTCTTCTTCTCCCCCTCCTCCTGCTCGTTTTCATTTTGCTGCTGCTCCTTCTGTTTATCCACCTCCTCCTTTTACTCATTCTCCTCCTCATTATAATCATTAAGTTGCTTCTATTTTGGTAATTATAATATTGCTGTGCACCCGTATCaaggtatttttttcttaatctcAATGATAGAAATCTTACGTTTCAAATTCCGTTTTTAAACGAATATTTTAATAACTGGATATATAAAATGCATTGTGAACACTAATTGCaaaccttttatttttatattttgggaCACACATTTCTAtgttgtcaatatcaaattgCACTGTTTGTTTTTGTCATCTTAATAACGATATAATGAAATGTTTCTCGTGTGGCCATTTATCCATATCTACTAAACACACGCTAAAAGTGTTTACTATGAAACTGTAAAAGCACATTCAAGCAACTTAATAGGACGAGAAGTTGCAAGTATGTGCAAACTAAGAATATATGAAGTAATTATATTTGCTCACAATGACTGCGTAAATTTTACGCATACATTTATGTTAGTGCTTTTGAAATAGTGATATACTTAATTAGATTAGCAGGTAGTCACACAAGTGTTTTAATTTACAAATGATAATAAGTTTTAAATCATATTGTTGAtgactttatattttttaaaattaatattgataaTGTGACATGATATGGTAAGTAacataaactattttaaaatttaaaatctttagattattaatttaatttcatacattttaaaacttgtttataaggtggtacccaacaccatCACAagaattaatttggctcgtttaattttcataaaattttgacaaagtattcacTTTGTccctttgataaaaataatttttttttttttaaaaatgaaccataattttatcagaaaaattacactgctTTTATATCAGTTTGTAAGACACTCATTTAAATCATTGAGAAGATTAATATTTCcgtaacaacacaacgtaattaaaatgtaagctgattttacagagctatctccctgtagtgttaggtaccaccatAAAGAACTTGAGAATGTATTTAGCTGTATGAAATATCACTAGTAGTTTTATGGGttttaacaataattttattttgaatcatATGTAATAATATATTGCTTTACATGTACAGTTATAAATTTTTATGAGCCTCTTTCCAAGTGATACCGTCTACCTAATAGTATATGTCGACATTGCACAAAATTAGGCGTTTAGAATATTTTTTGACGTCTTGGAAATGATTCAATTAAATTGGTACTGCTTGATActgaaatatgttataaaaataattaatttattacTAATTTTGTAATTTACTTTTGAGTAACTTTTGAGTATTTTCTaggttttttttctgtgttttgtatCTATTGTTGGCATTTATTGCTAGTTGTGTTTGTGCTTCGTACATATCCATTTTGTTAAGCCATTTGCAACTCATTGTTACAGCATTTTCATTTATGCGTAAAGGTATCTTACCTGTCACACTCCTATAGTGCCTGAATTTTCagaagttattatttttttaaatcctaggcagaaaatattttatcaaaataaaatcccAAATTTTCCATTTagattttggttgattttttaaCCGAACTGGTGTCAGTGGAAAGCATAAAAAACCGAAACGATGATAGGAGCAATCGTCACAATACATGACAATGACCCAGAACTCATTAACTATAGCTTTGCAAATGTGTGGGAAGTGAGCATGTTATCATGGACCTTAGTTCTTAGAGTTCAAATATATGTgtactttttatatatacataactaatattttatctttatattattaTCTGCTGTTTTTGCTATTTGCATTAAAGTGTTTAAATTCTAAtagcatttttattttacacaagGAAGTAAATTTAAGACTGTTCGTCTGTTATTTTTGGTCACTTACACAAAACGAGtttactaaaagagggacgaaagataccaaagggacagtcaaactcataaatctaaaacaaactgacaacgccatggctaaaaataaaaaagacaaacagaaaaacaatagtacacacgacacaacatagaaaactaaagaataaacaacacgaaccccaccaaaaactaggggtgatctcaggtgctccggaagggtaagcagatcctgctccacatgtggcacccgtcgtgttgcttaagtgattacaaatccgtttggaaaatatcaaacatataaaaattgATTCATATTGACAACCAGATTCGCatttcaaataatgttcaatCCTAGTAGCCAATTATACTTTGTCagtaaaactcatcatagatacaaagaataaaaTTGTGTAGGCTAGACGTGTGTTTCGTCTTTAAAACACTCACCAGTGACACTCGAAAAACAAGCTAAAAAAGCTGAAACATGTATGGAATTGAGAAACATTTATTATATTTCCTAAAGGTGTTGCCTAATACAGCAAAGAATTCTTGGAGCAGAAAATCCCtagtgtttcgaaaaattcaaagttttagtATAATTtcgaccatatcaatgataattcatgtcaacataggAATACTGACTAATATATTGGTGACatcctacacagctacttttgcataagtactatttctgtactaaaaatttgtAGTACTGAAAATCTACTTTCAAAATTCAGTACTATtttctggtgcaacaaaattggtaccgttaattttgttgttactctaaaattattgtaatatttaggtacctgtattttacagtactttatttgtacttgaaatttaggtacttcagatttttggttactaccattacattttcagcattttgaaagtttttctatttcaaatctcttaaagttatgattttcaaacatggaatattgtattatttctgtaccaaaatatttagtacaaaccAAGTACTGTAAattacaagtacctaaatattacaatagttttaaagtaaagatatagtactaaatattaaaagtaaatttccagtactgcattatttcagtacagaaatagtacctatgcaaaagtagctgtgtagggAAAAAATTCAAGCAGAAGATTTATTAAGCATGTCAGTCTAATCGTCCAGGCCTCATTTTAAATGGCTGTCTTtaagtttacaaaaaatatttctattcaAAATGAAGTCATAGGTTCAAGTAGGGTATTGCAGCATTGAATAATGGATCAAATTGAATTATATGTAATAAACTAATGCATAATACTAGGTTTCAAAAATAGCGCACCAGTTACGATCGACAGACGAAGTCTGGAAGATACACAAAATCTGGGACCATAAATCGAGAAAATGACTTCTTATGAAGTGAATCTTAAGATTCCTtgcaaaaagttaaatcacaaaaatactgaactccgaggaaaattcaaaacggaaagttcctaatcaaacggcaaaatcaaatgataaaacacatcaaatgaatggacaaaaactgccatattcttgacttggtacaggcattttcaaatgtagaaaatgtggatagaacctggttgtatagcgctaaaccttcgacttgtatgacagtcgcattaaattccataatatttacaacgatgcgtaaacaaaacagacataataggcataatgaacaaaatatagcttcagcagtcatcactgtgtcacaatctcaaaacaaacaaagatttaacaaaaaaacacgaaaatcatctatcaaatttaaaaaccacattcaTTGCATCCAAatcattgcttcgcgtgtttgaTGTCAGAAATTGTTAACGTCACacaggaagaaatataaaataattttgtcgttcaaattaTTGCAAATGGATACTCAGATAATTACAACCAAGAATGTGTTTAATAAACATGATTGTAAACACATTAAGTACAATGTCATCGCttcataaacataaaattgcAAAATACAAAAGCAGGGTCATGTACACTAAATGAACGAAGGGGCAACAAGTTGGTTTTGCTCATAATGTCCCTGTCCAACCCATTCCTGCCACTCGTCATGACgtaaaaaatttcatgaaaaaatctAAAGTACAGATTCGAAGATGGTATCATAGATATTTACCTTGTAACAGTATATCTAATTTGTAGAATATCCATATTGATAAAAACAGTTGTAGAAAAATTTAAAGGTGACCATCTGAATTTAGTCCAGACTGAAAATTCATGTTTTTAATACCTTTTAATTAAATCCTGACATTTAGACGCAACaaaccaaactaccaaacaacctgacAGTCTGTAAGATCAATGTATAATTGAGATAGCTGAAGagttttataaacatttaagttgatttgaacaaaaaatcgaaaaattaaaaaatgactTTAATGAGTACTGCacatttactatttatttattcatttaatttgtcattgtcaGCAATACACCCAACTATTAGACAATCTGGAGTTGTATAAAATCATTCTACAATTTAGATAGTTGTACAGTTTTATGAAACTCTCTGTTGAGttgaaaaagtaataaaacatattaaaggTGAATATCTGAACTCAGACTGAATTGAAAATTCTAGCTTGTTACCTATTAATTAAGTccttcaatttaaaaataataaaccaaATTACCAAACAACTTGGCTTACAATGTATAAATAAAGTAGCTGTACagttttatgcaaaaaaaaaaatgatttaaaaacaatatactagtatacaaaattaaagatgcctatctgaatttaatACGAACTGAGACAAGTCCAGATTTATTAGGTCAAGTTGAGATCAAGGCAAGTACAGTTAAGTTCAGTTAAGTACTAACTGGATAGTGTCGCGTCTTATCAAGTGAaaactctgagcagtttgtagtgtaacatgtgtaatgtaCACGGTCATGATTGACCAAACAAATAAGGTTGCAATATCTGTTTACAAGAAAGTCTTTGGAGATTATTAAAAGAATGCATAAAATATTCTTCTATGTAAAGTCTTTCCTAACAAGTTTAAATGACAAATGCTCATTTTAAAAGAACATTGTAGTCTCCATAGCACAAGAGATTAATCCCGTTTTTGATCGGATTTAAGTTgtgttttgtctttaaaacggTCTTCGTTTTTGTCATGACCTTTCATTTTATCTTTAGTGTAAAGTTTGAATATTACTATAGCATCTTGTGCCTGCATTGCACTAGAAACCTAacttttataaacataaacaccAGGCAAAGCCTGGGTTGGTTTAAGATTCTCGAAAAGGttatatatcatttgatattGATAACACTATTACACACTTGATCCTACATGtaattttatgttattatttttagaatattgtAACAcccagaaacgtgtccttccccccaaacgtgtccgattcccacAAACGTGTCCACATGACGTCACTGAACTACAAAATTTGTATGGATGCAAAAGGGCGCCAAAGCGTGTCATTTTTGTAaactcccaaacgtgtccatttttCAACTACCCCTCAAACGTGTCCaatcccccaaacgtgtccattaTTTGGTTATTGCTATCTCATTAACGTATACTAGTTCCaccatttcattaaaaaatatagataaagtATGTTAGTACTTTTTAAACCACTAGTATAAACTGGGTAAAAAGGGGAGCGTAATTTCGGCTATGTTGTATTTAAATTGTAAGCAAACATGTTTAGTTAAACTGTACAGATACCTtgttaaaatgtcattttctatgagcattaaaacttatattttgtctctaaatatctaaatatgcataaaatacttgcaactggaaaATACGCAATCAATAGTCTAAAATCAATTTATTCCGCACaaatgttaaaacattaaaactgGTATGTTCTTtcttaatatgcatgaaatacgGCAACTGGACAATACGCAATCAACAGTCTAAAGTTAATTTATCCAGTACAACTGtgaaacattaaaacttgtatacCAGAAAATTGTTTATTGTAAGTTTTTATGTGTACctggttttctttttcttccatCTTTAATACTTGGCAGCTCTGTACGTTTTCACTTGTCAAATTTATTTCCTAAAAAATATTAGTATTTAACATATTAGTATAAAATCAGCATTATGCACTAATTATACCAATACAAATTAGTTCTGTATTTCGTTtctataaataaggccgttaattttctcgtttgaattgttttaaattgtcatttattGTCATTTATGGGCTTTGTTTATTGTAAAAGGCcctacggtgacctttagttgttaatttaaTTTCTCtgtcgttttggtctcttgtgcagagttgtctcattggtaatcatactgcatcttcttttttatagtttagaatcaAAAGCAAGCGTATTTAagcagtatatatatttttttttcattcattaatGCGTGATTTAAAATTATACATGAAGTTTATACTGATATAGATCACAAACAgtggtcatttttaaaaatacttggCCAAAACATGTTCAAATATTGAAATGCTTAATATATGATCTaatatatatgatcttatataacaggggtctgttgttcaacttgtcgttaaatTAAACGAGTCGTTAAATTTTACTAATCACTGCGTTAAATTTAAGCAGTCCATTAtcatgttgttcaacttgtcgttaaatTTAACGAGTCGTTTAAAATTGTCAAAGTGTCGTTATATTTAATCGACCTCATTGAGGATGATTAAATTTTAATCAGTTGATTAACCTCAATCTAAGATGGCTGTCAATGTTTTGTTTCAACCACCTGTTGTAGGAAGAGAGCGACATTTTCGCGGTTTTGACCCTCTAGAAAGGGAATTTTCTGATGAGGAGCTAAGGCAGAGATATAGATTTGGCAGAGAGACCATTGGGTACCTGTCAGATTTAATGAGAGGGGATCTGGAGCGTGGGACAAACAAGGAGACAGCCCTTTCAGTGGAACAACAGGTTATGATTGCCTTGAGGTTTTATGGAAGTGGATCACACTTGCAAGTAGTTGGGGACACGATGGGATTTGACAAGTCAACTGTGTCTCGGGTGATTGACCGTGTGACAGATTCATTAGTTGCCATGAAGGATGACTTCATATCGTGGCCAGATAATCAGAGGAAGAATGTGATAAGGGCTGGTTTTTATGAAAAGGCTGGCTTTCCAAACGTGGTTGGATGCATTGACGGGACTCACATACGGATTACTGGGCCTAGCATTGATGAACCAGCATTTGTTAACCGAAAGGGGTTCCATAGCATCAACGTACAAGCCATTTGTGACCATGAAGGTAATTTAAAACACTGTATTATacctattttatgtttacaacaTGCTTTGTGTGCGTCCTTTTTCTTGACATCTTCATTCGTCCTTGACCATATATACATGGCTGGTTTTCTGTTGAACTGGTTTTCAGCTTATATGAAAATCGATGGATAAAGAAAGACAACGCAATCTTGACATATACTGTAGACTCGATCATGAGTTGCtttttaccagagacatatacatgatatacatgatatatacacaTAATTTGTCTCAGTTTTTACCGTTTCACTTTTAAATATGCTGAATCGAATGAACTGCTAAGAGTTTATGAACATAAATTTattgatcaaaatagttataaagattTGCCCACCCACCCCTTATCTGCTTTAGGTAGAATTTGTCACAGTCAGGCTTATAAACTTGTGAAACGTCAACAAATAGTGTGCCCCATGTAGTTTGAAGAAATTCTAGATCTACCTCAAAATGTTTCTGTGAGAagccccccccctcccccccccccccaaaaaaaaaccaactaaaaaaaaaaccatacaaaactgaaaaacacaaaacaaaaaaataagtgtCCAATCTGTCATCCAAATATCAAGTTCGCCTACCCATTCTTTTCGGTTGGGAAATAGTGACCAGTCCTTTAAAAATAAGCCAGtcattgttcattttttttaaatgttaagggAGCATATTTCTTCGATCCTCGATGTATTGTTTATCTGAATTGTTTATACTATACATATTTTGCTTTCATCACATTGCAAATTCGGCTAATATTTTAATGACTCGAACTATAATGAACAAACTACATGCATGcacataaaagaagatgtggtaatgaTTGCTAATGGGACATATCTCCACAAGagattaaatgacacagaaataaacagctTTATTCACAATCACTGACTCGCCGTTTGCCTTGACAAATGAATTATGGAACTACTTTTTTCCACTtaattatcatatttttgtttaaaggtAGATTCACCAACATCAGTGCTAGGTGGCCAGGATCAGCACATGATTCTCACGTTTTCAGAACCTCAGCCATAGGACAACATCTTGAGAATGGATATCGAGGAATTGGACAAGGTGTATTGTTAGGAGACAGTGGCTATCCCTGCAGACAGTTTTTGCTGACACCATACAGACAACCAGCTGCTGGTAGAGGTCACGCAAGGTTTAACAGAAGACATTGCTCAACAAGGTCAACAATAGAAAGGACATTTGGAATATGGAAGAAGCGTTTTCACATTCTAGGATCAGAGGTACAATTCAATTCTTTACAAATAAATATAGTAGTAATATGAATATTTGACATGgtgtatgcccttatattttaaaagtcatgttttttttcttgtgaGACTGCTGTCTACTAAATCTCTCATTAGTACATTTTTCGATATCTCTTTTCAGTTAAGGTCTTCATAATGGTCCCCTTCTCTGTCTTTTGGTTATAGCTACTGTACGTTTTTTTTTTGCTGACCACAGtttggttgcctataattgcttacatccacttcattttaactttgcAGGATACATACAGTTAAGTTATAAAATTAACAATCACTCCAAATCTCCTGATTTTTATTACGTAATAAAACccgaaaataaaaaatgaaaaatcagttGTATATTAAAGGGCTGATAAAACTGACCTCAGTTAAATATCAAGCCAGGACAAGAACACAATGATCGACAATTTATCACACAGATCAAAACCCTAAAATTATACGGATAACAGGGATCCAGTTGGAAAATTGGTAATGTTAGTTCGGTTACTTCATGTAGTCCTGTTTGGGGTAACTGCTCCAAGTTAGTCA
Encoded here:
- the LOC139494021 gene encoding putative nuclease HARBI1; the encoded protein is MAVNVLFQPPVVGRERHFRGFDPLEREFSDEELRQRYRFGRETIGYLSDLMRGDLERGTNKETALSVEQQVMIALRFYGSGSHLQVVGDTMGFDKSTVSRVIDRVTDSLVAMKDDFISWPDNQRKNVIRAGFYEKAGFPNVVGCIDGTHIRITGPSIDEPAFVNRKGFHSINVQAICDHEGRFTNISARWPGSAHDSHVFRTSAIGQHLENGYRGIGQGVLLGDSGYPCRQFLLTPYRQPAAGRGHARFNRRHCSTRSTIERTFGIWKKRFHILGSEIRMKPDKACRIIIACGILHNIAIMRNEPEVAEEQLIDNQPQMPPYNGPQDGKGIRDHFATTFFA